A single genomic interval of Thermoplasmata archaeon harbors:
- a CDS encoding hydrogenase maturation protease, translated as MKTLVIGLGNPLLGDDGVGIEAVNMLRTKLRSRFGDVDVEAMNSSGFEVAERMLGYERAIVVDAIAGRMPGTVHAFGVEQLQPTIHFTNPHDMNIQTAIEWLKSHENFPRIVKFVAVEILPENEFREGLSEKVRQALPVVEKIIMKELEGGKRNADK; from the coding sequence ATGAAGACACTGGTAATAGGTCTTGGGAATCCGTTGCTTGGTGATGACGGAGTAGGTATAGAAGCAGTTAATATGCTCAGAACCAAACTGCGGAGCAGATTTGGAGATGTAGATGTGGAGGCAATGAACTCCTCTGGTTTTGAAGTGGCAGAGAGGATGCTCGGGTATGAAAGAGCAATTGTAGTTGATGCGATTGCTGGCAGGATGCCAGGAACTGTACATGCCTTTGGCGTAGAGCAACTGCAACCCACAATCCACTTTACCAATCCTCACGACATGAACATTCAGACAGCAATTGAATGGCTTAAGAGCCATGAGAACTTTCCTAGGATTGTGAAATTTGTTGCGGTTGAGATTTTGCCAGAGAATGAATTCAGGGAAGGATTAAGCGAAAAGGTGAGGCAGGCATTACCAGTAGTTGAGAAAATAATTATGAAAGAACTGGAAGGAGGTAAAAGAAATGCAGATAAATGA
- a CDS encoding thiamine pyrophosphate-dependent enzyme, which yields MTMHEVEENPLDVYLRADRMPHIWCSGCGLGIVTGAFIRAIQKSKVDPKLVSVVAGIGCTGRIPGYLNFDTFHTTHGRAIPFAIGLKIAKPELHVFVISGDGDLFAIGGNHIIHAARRNVNITVICVNNFNYGMTGGQVGPTTPEDARTTTTPYGNIEPAFNLPYVMASAGAVYVARWTTLQPRKILDSILEAMQKDGFSFIEIISPCPTAYGRRNAQRDAMETMKFYQYKTKVKNGADPKEGDISLTGEILTGKFVDIQKTTYMDRVKMLIDKANKKGA from the coding sequence ATGACAATGCATGAAGTTGAGGAAAATCCCCTCGATGTTTATCTCCGTGCAGATAGAATGCCGCATATCTGGTGCTCTGGTTGTGGTTTAGGCATTGTCACTGGTGCATTTATCCGTGCAATTCAAAAGTCAAAAGTTGATCCAAAGCTCGTGTCTGTCGTTGCAGGAATTGGGTGCACTGGTAGAATTCCTGGCTATCTCAATTTTGACACATTCCACACAACCCATGGAAGAGCAATTCCGTTTGCAATCGGCTTAAAAATTGCGAAGCCAGAACTCCATGTTTTTGTGATAAGCGGTGATGGGGACCTCTTCGCTATCGGTGGAAACCATATAATTCATGCAGCCAGAAGGAATGTGAACATCACTGTGATTTGTGTGAACAATTTCAACTACGGAATGACGGGAGGACAGGTTGGTCCAACAACACCTGAGGATGCAAGAACCACCACCACACCGTACGGAAACATTGAGCCAGCGTTCAATCTGCCATATGTGATGGCTTCCGCTGGTGCGGTGTATGTTGCAAGATGGACCACACTCCAGCCAAGGAAGATATTGGACAGCATACTTGAAGCGATGCAGAAGGATGGTTTCTCGTTCATAGAAATAATCTCGCCATGTCCAACAGCTTACGGGCGAAGAAACGCTCAGAGGGATGCAATGGAAACCATGAAATTTTATCAGTACAAGACAAAAGTTAAGAATGGTGCAGACCCGAAGGAAGGAGACATTTCGCTTACCGGCGAAATTCTCACAGGCAAATTTGTTGACATCCAGAAAACCACATACATGGATAGAGTTAAGATGTTGATAGATAAGGCGAACAAGAAGGGGGCTTGA
- a CDS encoding alanyl-tRNA editing protein has product MTEILYMTEGCYLKDFDAKVIKIDGNSVLLDRTACYPEGGGQPTDTGILQSSRGVAKITFVRKAGDGVFHELDGPMPEIGETVHVCIDWDRRYAHMRMHTAQHLLSGIVYKFFSARTVGNQIYADRSRVDFMPVNFTDEDIKRICEEFNAAVERKVQLKIYMMNREDFEKCEEGERANLHLLPPEIKVLRIVEIPGYDMCPCAGTHVNSLGELGRIKVLKVERKGKDRYRISYTLE; this is encoded by the coding sequence ATGACCGAGATTCTCTACATGACTGAGGGCTGTTACCTGAAAGATTTTGATGCAAAGGTTATTAAAATTGATGGAAATTCTGTTTTACTGGATAGAACTGCATGTTACCCTGAAGGAGGGGGCCAACCCACAGACACAGGGATTTTGCAGAGCAGTAGAGGAGTTGCAAAAATCACCTTTGTAAGAAAAGCTGGAGATGGGGTGTTTCATGAACTTGATGGTCCTATGCCGGAAATCGGAGAAACAGTCCATGTGTGTATCGATTGGGACCGAAGGTATGCACACATGCGGATGCACACTGCCCAGCACCTGCTCTCAGGTATTGTCTATAAATTTTTCAGCGCAAGAACAGTTGGTAACCAGATTTATGCAGACCGCTCAAGAGTAGATTTTATGCCCGTCAATTTTACAGATGAGGATATCAAAAGAATTTGCGAGGAATTTAATGCTGCAGTTGAAAGGAAAGTGCAATTAAAAATCTACATGATGAATAGAGAAGATTTTGAAAAATGCGAGGAGGGAGAAAGAGCTAATCTCCATTTGCTTCCGCCAGAAATCAAGGTCTTGAGAATTGTTGAAATCCCGGGCTATGATATGTGTCCCTGTGCTGGCACACATGTAAATTCCCTCGGAGAACTTGGAAGAATCAAGGTACTCAAGGTGGAACGAAAAGGGAAGGACAGATACAGAATCAGTTATACCCTGGAGTGA
- a CDS encoding DUF835 domain-containing protein, with amino-acid sequence MEEYIYKPTHGKCSRCGGTKLVFYDDGNGKCATCGYEFIWKRCTHCGSNNVEYLSTGELVCKICGARQIFLICPRCQSRDVTFAANGLGVCRACGHEVYWMRVRKESEEAGEKPVQKLEIIPALYIKDSAIHFALNIGNRTAKKIENLNIEVLVNKEKLKPETETKQIKYIEPDEHARIMFEFEPLKEFRNEPVRAKITYSIGDEKTTIETEPKYLSIEFTALYPREVIEEHWRVATQTMRKIEKEIKNIRFSGETLHRIVCDMIRDKNMYQIPFQSVKDGRFFRAVTKFFAHDHWDNLYAAYVETIEESGEARLILKFYCSKEELILPFYASVYSDLSDKVLKARREETKETKPSQEKETKEEKETVETPQLPTQQQIEVPLEKGYSYLIFESKTEKAFEIFGEMIKDSPGLCITTTYPDKVREKYGLGSATIYWLSDTETTAVPVVKPSRMEFEIMRAITSFIKSNKNAVIMLDGFENLVLGNNFLDALKFMKKVNDVAAMHHATVLVPISPKAFEEKDMYTLRKEFDKTRTV; translated from the coding sequence ATGGAAGAATACATCTATAAACCCACGCATGGGAAGTGCAGCAGATGTGGAGGGACAAAGCTGGTTTTCTATGACGATGGAAACGGAAAATGTGCTACTTGCGGTTATGAATTTATCTGGAAAAGATGCACGCACTGTGGCAGCAACAATGTGGAATACTTGAGTACTGGTGAGCTTGTTTGTAAAATCTGTGGTGCAAGACAAATTTTTCTCATCTGCCCAAGATGCCAGAGCCGTGATGTGACTTTTGCAGCCAACGGCTTGGGTGTGTGCAGAGCTTGCGGGCATGAAGTTTACTGGATGCGGGTAAGAAAGGAGAGTGAGGAAGCTGGTGAAAAGCCAGTTCAGAAACTTGAGATTATCCCTGCCCTTTACATAAAAGATTCAGCTATTCATTTTGCGTTAAATATCGGTAACAGGACTGCGAAAAAAATTGAGAATTTGAACATAGAGGTCCTTGTGAACAAGGAGAAACTTAAACCAGAAACGGAAACCAAGCAGATAAAATACATTGAGCCTGATGAACACGCAAGAATCATGTTTGAGTTTGAGCCACTTAAAGAGTTTAGAAACGAGCCAGTGCGGGCGAAGATTACATATTCAATTGGTGATGAGAAAACCACTATCGAAACGGAACCAAAATATCTAAGCATAGAGTTTACAGCTCTTTATCCAAGAGAAGTTATAGAGGAGCACTGGCGTGTAGCTACCCAAACGATGCGAAAAATTGAGAAGGAGATAAAGAATATACGGTTCAGTGGTGAAACACTGCACCGCATTGTCTGTGATATGATAAGGGACAAGAACATGTATCAGATTCCATTCCAGAGTGTCAAGGATGGTCGATTTTTCCGTGCTGTAACAAAATTCTTTGCCCATGACCACTGGGACAATCTTTACGCTGCGTATGTAGAAACAATTGAGGAAAGTGGAGAGGCCAGATTGATTTTAAAATTTTATTGTTCAAAGGAGGAACTGATTCTCCCATTTTATGCAAGTGTATATTCAGACCTGAGCGATAAAGTACTGAAGGCAAGACGGGAGGAAACAAAAGAGACAAAACCCTCTCAGGAAAAGGAGACAAAAGAAGAAAAGGAAACGGTGGAGACACCACAACTTCCAACCCAGCAACAGATTGAAGTCCCGCTCGAGAAGGGCTACAGTTATCTTATCTTTGAGTCCAAGACAGAGAAGGCATTTGAAATTTTTGGAGAGATGATAAAGGACTCGCCAGGGTTGTGTATCACTACAACATACCCTGATAAGGTCCGGGAAAAGTATGGGCTTGGGAGTGCTACAATCTACTGGCTTTCAGATACTGAGACCACTGCAGTGCCTGTGGTGAAACCAAGCAGGATGGAATTTGAGATTATGAGGGCAATTACTTCATTCATCAAAAGTAACAAGAATGCTGTGATTATGCTTGATGGTTTTGAAAATCTTGTGCTTGGGAACAATTTTCTGGATGCCCTCAAATTCATGAAAAAAGTAAATGATGTGGCTGCAATGCATCATGCTACAGTGCTTGTTCCGATAAGCCCGAAGGCGTTTGAAGAGAAAGATATGTATACACTGAGAAAGGAATTTGACAAGACAAGGACTGTTTAG
- a CDS encoding CoB--CoM heterodisulfide reductase iron-sulfur subunit A family protein gives MARIGVFVCHCGINIAGVVDVEKVVEEISKYPDVVHAEHYKYMCSDPGQNLIVNAIKEKRLDGVVVAACSPNMHETTFRNACERAGLNRYRCEMANIREQSSWVHADEPEKATEKAIQILQVTVEKVKLNSELKEAAVPVTKRCLVIGGGIAGIQAALDVADAGYEVILVEKTPSIGGHMAQLSETFPTLDCSQCILTPKMVAVSRHPNIKLMTYAEVVDVKGFVGNFKVKIHQKARYVTSDCNICGKCEEVCPVIAPNEFDRNLSPRKAIYLPFPQAVPARYTIDTNHCLGLNPLVCGKCKEVCEAKAIDYDMRDEEIEVDVGAIIVATGYELFPKEKIGEYGYGVYPDVIDGLEFERLLSASGPTGGEVVRPSDGKVPKVVAFIQCTASRDPDSYMPYCSKICCMYTAKHAMLYKHHVHDGKAYVFYIDIRAGGKDYEEFVKRAMEEERITYIRGKVSKVFRRGDKMVVWGSDTLSGEFVELEADLVVLASAIVPIPDTKKVANLLKIPVDENSFLKEAHPKLRPVETLVQGVYICGAAHGPKDIPETVAQASGASSKAIAILSGKELYHEPTTAEVNMDACSGCRVCVNLCPFSAITFNETTHTVEINEILCEGCGTCVAACPTGALKLRNMTDKQIFNMIRAALSGGD, from the coding sequence ATGGCAAGAATTGGTGTATTTGTCTGCCATTGTGGAATTAACATCGCAGGCGTTGTGGATGTTGAGAAGGTAGTGGAGGAGATTTCAAAGTATCCAGATGTGGTGCATGCCGAACATTACAAATACATGTGCTCAGACCCAGGCCAGAATTTAATTGTGAATGCGATAAAGGAAAAGCGACTAGATGGTGTTGTAGTTGCTGCATGCTCTCCCAACATGCACGAAACTACCTTCAGAAATGCCTGCGAGCGAGCAGGATTAAACCGTTATAGATGTGAGATGGCGAACATTAGAGAGCAGAGTTCCTGGGTGCATGCGGATGAGCCAGAAAAAGCAACAGAGAAGGCAATTCAGATTCTGCAGGTGACTGTGGAAAAGGTAAAATTAAATTCGGAGTTGAAGGAGGCGGCAGTTCCAGTTACCAAGCGTTGCCTTGTGATTGGAGGAGGGATTGCTGGCATTCAAGCTGCCTTAGATGTAGCCGATGCTGGTTATGAAGTGATTCTCGTTGAGAAAACTCCTTCAATTGGTGGACACATGGCTCAACTCTCAGAGACATTTCCAACTCTTGACTGTTCCCAGTGCATTCTCACCCCTAAGATGGTGGCGGTGTCAAGACATCCTAACATAAAATTGATGACTTATGCTGAGGTTGTGGATGTAAAAGGTTTTGTAGGTAATTTCAAGGTTAAAATTCATCAGAAGGCAAGGTATGTGACAAGCGATTGCAACATCTGTGGTAAGTGTGAGGAAGTTTGCCCGGTTATCGCTCCAAATGAATTTGACAGAAATCTGAGTCCACGCAAAGCAATCTATCTTCCATTTCCGCAGGCAGTGCCTGCAAGATACACAATAGATACAAATCACTGTCTCGGGCTTAACCCGCTTGTGTGTGGCAAGTGCAAAGAAGTTTGCGAGGCAAAGGCAATTGATTACGACATGCGGGATGAAGAAATAGAGGTGGATGTAGGGGCAATAATCGTTGCCACTGGCTATGAACTTTTCCCGAAGGAAAAAATTGGTGAGTATGGTTATGGCGTTTACCCGGATGTGATAGATGGACTTGAGTTCGAACGCTTGCTTTCTGCGTCTGGCCCAACAGGTGGAGAGGTTGTTCGTCCCTCAGATGGTAAAGTTCCCAAGGTTGTTGCCTTTATCCAGTGTACCGCCTCAAGAGACCCAGATTCTTACATGCCCTACTGCTCTAAAATCTGCTGCATGTACACTGCAAAACATGCAATGCTTTACAAGCATCATGTGCATGATGGCAAGGCCTATGTGTTCTACATTGACATAAGAGCTGGTGGGAAGGACTATGAGGAATTCGTGAAACGGGCAATGGAGGAGGAAAGAATCACCTACATTAGAGGTAAGGTTTCAAAGGTTTTCAGGAGAGGCGACAAAATGGTTGTCTGGGGCTCAGACACACTCAGCGGCGAGTTTGTAGAACTTGAGGCAGACCTTGTGGTTCTTGCCTCTGCAATTGTTCCAATACCTGATACGAAGAAGGTCGCAAATCTATTAAAAATCCCAGTGGATGAAAACTCCTTCCTGAAAGAGGCACATCCAAAGCTAAGGCCTGTTGAAACCCTTGTTCAGGGGGTTTACATCTGCGGTGCAGCACATGGTCCAAAGGATATTCCAGAAACGGTTGCTCAGGCAAGTGGGGCTTCAAGCAAGGCAATTGCAATTCTCTCTGGAAAAGAACTGTACCATGAGCCCACAACGGCTGAAGTGAACATGGATGCATGCTCTGGCTGTAGGGTTTGCGTTAATCTCTGTCCTTTCAGTGCTATTACATTCAACGAAACCACGCACACTGTTGAAATCAACGAGATTTTGTGCGAGGGTTGTGGCACCTGCGTTGCTGCCTGTCCCACTGGCGCTCTGAAACTCAGAAACATGACTGATAAACAAATTTTCAACATGATAAGGGCAGCTCTCTCTGGAGGTGATTAA
- a CDS encoding 4Fe-4S dicluster domain-containing protein produces MQINEAEIGKRESFIKLVEELSGQNLFACYQCGRCSAGCPMVKKMELIPSMVMRLVQLGDEKVLDKNTYWICASCYTCDVRCPKGIDIAKVMEALRQIKLRKNMNYVDIRKIEGIEELPQIALISNFRKYTG; encoded by the coding sequence ATGCAGATAAATGAAGCTGAAATTGGAAAGCGAGAGAGTTTCATAAAACTTGTTGAGGAACTGTCAGGCCAGAATTTGTTTGCATGCTATCAGTGTGGCAGGTGCTCAGCTGGCTGTCCTATGGTGAAGAAGATGGAGCTAATTCCCAGCATGGTGATGAGGTTAGTGCAACTCGGTGATGAAAAGGTGCTCGATAAAAACACATACTGGATTTGTGCATCCTGCTATACATGTGATGTTCGCTGCCCGAAGGGAATTGACATAGCAAAGGTGATGGAGGCATTGCGACAGATAAAGCTGAGAAAGAACATGAACTATGTGGACATAAGAAAGATTGAAGGGATTGAAGAACTGCCGCAGATTGCACTGATTTCAAATTTCCGTAAGTACACTGGTTGA
- a CDS encoding 2-oxoacid:acceptor oxidoreductase subunit alpha — MATTYIIKDDEKTRKWKTPHGELYIIKDRCKGCGFCIEFCPKKVLVESKEFNAKGYHPPELQEDETKKCINCGFCAMICPEFAIFSEADAQSKDVGQIPEKEIPIPESPKIPEIKKARDVLTGEHFWNGDVAAAEGAIAAGCKFFAGYPITPSTEVAEHIAERMPQIGGVYVQMEDEIASIAAVLGAAWAGVKAMTATSGPGFSLMQENIGLGAMTETPCLIINVQRGGPSTGLPTLVAQSDVMQAKWGTHGDHEIIALAPNSPQECFDLTIECFNLAYKYRTPVVLLMDESVGHMTERVVVPEKSKIKLVDRKKPKGEPGKVKIYEADEDLVPPMPYAGEGYNIHMTGLTHDERGYPSTIAETQERMIKRICDKIRVHADEIVRYEEFMTEDAEVVVVAYGITSRVVKRAVLMAREKGIKAGMLRLITIWPFPEKKVRELAKKVKNFLVVEINYGQIVLEVERCACPSKVSFLGKMGGAVHTPEEVLKKMMEVCK, encoded by the coding sequence ATGGCAACAACATATATTATAAAGGACGATGAAAAAACCAGGAAGTGGAAGACCCCTCATGGTGAATTATATATAATCAAGGACAGGTGTAAGGGCTGTGGTTTTTGTATTGAGTTTTGCCCGAAGAAGGTACTCGTGGAATCCAAAGAGTTCAATGCAAAGGGTTACCATCCACCAGAACTGCAGGAAGATGAGACAAAGAAGTGCATAAACTGTGGTTTCTGTGCAATGATTTGTCCTGAATTTGCAATTTTCAGTGAGGCAGATGCCCAGTCAAAAGATGTTGGTCAAATTCCAGAAAAGGAAATCCCAATACCCGAAAGCCCTAAGATACCCGAAATAAAAAAAGCAAGAGATGTGCTTACAGGCGAGCATTTCTGGAATGGGGATGTAGCTGCAGCAGAAGGCGCTATTGCTGCTGGTTGCAAATTCTTTGCTGGGTATCCAATCACGCCCTCCACTGAAGTTGCAGAACACATTGCGGAGCGGATGCCTCAGATTGGTGGCGTCTATGTTCAGATGGAGGATGAAATTGCAAGTATAGCCGCAGTTCTTGGGGCAGCCTGGGCAGGTGTCAAGGCAATGACTGCTACTTCTGGTCCAGGTTTCAGTTTAATGCAGGAAAACATCGGGCTTGGTGCAATGACAGAGACGCCTTGCTTGATAATCAATGTGCAGCGAGGCGGGCCTTCAACCGGGCTACCTACGCTCGTAGCTCAGTCCGATGTGATGCAGGCAAAGTGGGGCACACATGGCGACCATGAAATTATTGCATTAGCTCCAAACTCTCCCCAGGAATGCTTTGACCTTACCATTGAATGCTTCAATCTTGCTTACAAGTATCGCACTCCCGTTGTTCTTCTCATGGATGAATCTGTGGGCCACATGACTGAGAGAGTTGTCGTGCCTGAAAAGAGCAAAATCAAACTTGTTGATAGAAAGAAGCCGAAAGGGGAGCCAGGTAAGGTGAAGATTTATGAAGCAGATGAAGACCTGGTGCCGCCCATGCCCTATGCTGGAGAGGGCTACAACATCCACATGACTGGTCTCACCCATGACGAAAGAGGTTATCCAAGCACAATTGCTGAAACGCAAGAAAGAATGATAAAAAGGATTTGTGATAAAATCAGGGTGCATGCGGATGAAATTGTCAGGTATGAGGAATTCATGACAGAGGATGCTGAGGTCGTAGTCGTAGCTTACGGAATAACATCCAGAGTTGTGAAGAGGGCAGTTCTGATGGCAAGAGAAAAAGGAATAAAGGCAGGGATGCTTCGCCTGATCACGATCTGGCCTTTCCCAGAGAAAAAGGTAAGAGAACTTGCAAAGAAGGTGAAGAATTTTTTGGTTGTGGAAATAAACTATGGTCAGATTGTGCTTGAAGTAGAACGCTGCGCCTGTCCAAGCAAGGTTTCGTTCCTTGGGAAGATGGGTGGTGCAGTGCACACGCCTGAGGAAGTTCTAAAGAAAATGATGGAGGTGTGCAAATGA
- the larE gene encoding ATP-dependent sacrificial sulfur transferase LarE, which translates to MISVFSMQEPSIDEKFRALMEKIAEKGKILIAFSGGVDSVVLAHLSKPVRPLCVFVQDETVSKDEMEYAKTTAEKLGVELKVIEHSTLDEEFCKNTIQRCYHCKKSMIKVLKEFAEKNGIDCIAMGVTTSDFKEYRPGIKAGYEEGIWYPFVEFQISKEDVREYARMHEIEVAEKPANACLASRIAYNQKITRELLEKVAAAEKFLHQLGFKIVRVRVHGNDARIELGSKEIEKALNKECCEKISKKLHELGFVHVSIDLDGYRAGSMNEGITQPPLWQSEDEKRV; encoded by the coding sequence GTGATATCTGTATTCTCAATGCAGGAACCCTCCATTGACGAAAAATTCAGAGCACTGATGGAAAAAATTGCCGAGAAGGGGAAAATACTGATTGCATTTTCTGGTGGCGTGGACAGTGTGGTGCTTGCACATCTGTCAAAGCCAGTAAGGCCATTGTGTGTGTTTGTCCAGGACGAAACTGTCAGTAAGGATGAGATGGAGTATGCGAAAACAACAGCAGAAAAACTTGGTGTGGAATTAAAAGTGATTGAGCACAGCACACTGGACGAGGAGTTTTGCAAGAACACAATCCAGAGATGCTATCATTGTAAAAAATCAATGATTAAGGTGCTGAAAGAGTTTGCAGAAAAAAATGGAATTGACTGCATAGCAATGGGAGTCACCACTTCTGACTTCAAGGAATACAGACCTGGCATTAAAGCGGGTTATGAAGAAGGAATCTGGTACCCATTTGTTGAGTTCCAGATTTCAAAAGAGGATGTGAGGGAGTATGCAAGGATGCATGAGATCGAGGTCGCTGAAAAGCCAGCAAATGCATGTCTTGCATCAAGAATTGCATATAACCAGAAGATAACTAGGGAGCTTCTTGAGAAAGTGGCAGCGGCAGAGAAATTTTTGCATCAACTTGGATTCAAAATTGTCAGGGTTCGTGTGCATGGAAACGATGCCAGAATTGAGTTGGGAAGCAAAGAAATAGAGAAGGCATTGAATAAAGAATGCTGTGAAAAAATCAGTAAAAAATTGCATGAACTTGGTTTTGTCCATGTCTCAATAGACCTTGATGGTTATAGAGCAGGAAGCATGAATGAAGGAATCACTCAGCCACCACTCTGGCAAAGTGAAGATGAGAAACGGGTCTAA
- a CDS encoding hydrogenase iron-sulfur subunit, with amino-acid sequence MGFEPKIVAFLCNWCAYSGADLAGVSRLQYPPNMIPIRVMCSGRVDPQFVLEAFKNGADGVFIGGCHTPGDCHYVVGNFKAFKRVVMLKKMLAQLGIEPERLRIEWVSASEGRKFAEVSKEFVEQVRSLGPLNYGKREKA; translated from the coding sequence TTGGGTTTCGAACCAAAGATTGTGGCATTTCTCTGCAACTGGTGTGCATACAGTGGTGCTGATCTAGCTGGTGTATCTCGCCTTCAGTATCCACCAAACATGATTCCAATCAGGGTTATGTGCTCTGGTAGAGTGGACCCCCAGTTTGTGCTTGAGGCCTTTAAAAATGGGGCTGATGGTGTGTTTATTGGCGGTTGTCATACCCCTGGAGATTGCCATTATGTTGTTGGTAACTTCAAAGCGTTCAAACGAGTGGTGATGCTTAAAAAAATGCTGGCGCAGCTTGGCATTGAGCCGGAAAGATTGAGAATTGAGTGGGTCTCTGCAAGTGAAGGCAGGAAGTTTGCAGAAGTGAGCAAGGAATTCGTGGAGCAAGTCAGGTCTCTGGGTCCATTGAATTACGGAAAAAGGGAAAAAGCATGA
- a CDS encoding CoB--CoM heterodisulfide reductase iron-sulfur subunit B family protein, which yields MKIPYFPGCSLKSDAAHFEQSAIEFCKAIGVELVELPNWNCCGTVHSLTTDDIMHHLACFRNLIHAQELGKELGTNKLITLCAMCYNTLAQVNELAKRKPDDLKTANEFIDDLPDYEAKVEVLHLLTFLNNYVSFEKIAKVVKGRLNGLKVAPYYGCLLVRPEHVKIDDRERPVLLSKLLNLMGAKTVEFPYAVECCGSYHTVNLKEAVVEKTYTIINNARENGAEAIVLSCPLCEFNLDKRQRDVKAAYPTFEPMPVFYFTELLALAGGKKINVNAHYVSPENVLAKYKL from the coding sequence ATGAAAATTCCATATTTTCCTGGTTGTAGTTTAAAATCCGATGCAGCCCACTTCGAGCAATCAGCAATAGAGTTTTGCAAAGCGATAGGTGTGGAACTTGTTGAACTTCCGAACTGGAATTGCTGTGGCACTGTGCATTCTCTTACAACAGATGACATCATGCACCATCTTGCCTGCTTTAGAAACTTGATCCATGCTCAGGAACTGGGAAAAGAATTGGGTACGAATAAACTGATCACACTTTGCGCAATGTGTTATAACACTCTGGCTCAAGTAAATGAACTTGCAAAAAGAAAGCCGGATGACTTGAAGACGGCAAATGAGTTCATAGACGATCTGCCAGATTATGAGGCAAAGGTGGAGGTGCTCCATCTTCTCACATTCCTCAACAACTATGTGAGTTTTGAGAAAATTGCGAAGGTTGTCAAAGGAAGGTTGAATGGTCTTAAGGTTGCACCCTACTATGGTTGCCTGCTTGTCCGTCCAGAGCATGTGAAAATTGATGATAGAGAAAGGCCTGTTTTGCTTTCGAAACTGCTAAATTTGATGGGTGCCAAAACCGTAGAGTTCCCTTACGCTGTTGAGTGCTGCGGTTCCTATCACACAGTAAATCTGAAGGAAGCAGTTGTGGAAAAAACCTACACAATCATAAACAACGCAAGAGAAAATGGGGCTGAGGCGATTGTGCTCTCCTGTCCATTGTGCGAATTTAATCTGGATAAAAGGCAGAGAGATGTGAAGGCAGCTTATCCTACATTTGAGCCGATGCCTGTGTTCTATTTCACAGAGTTGCTAGCACTTGCTGGAGGCAAAAAAATCAATGTCAATGCACATTATGTCTCGCCTGAAAATGTGCTTGCAAAATACAAGTTATGA
- a CDS encoding 2-oxoacid:acceptor oxidoreductase family protein, with translation MTRTEIKFGGFGGQGIILAGFIVGKAVSLYDKKEAVFTQSYGPEARGGACAASLVIDEKMIDYPYPVSPDIMVIMSQEAYHDYVPTLKEGGILIIDEDLVALDDTAKRASKIYKIPATRFAEELGMKIAANIVMLGFFGYVARNVLSTESLKRSVLESVPARFREQNAKAFEKGYKYAQETIKGE, from the coding sequence ATGACAAGAACAGAAATAAAATTTGGAGGTTTTGGTGGGCAGGGCATAATCCTTGCTGGCTTTATTGTAGGAAAGGCGGTCTCGCTTTATGATAAAAAAGAGGCAGTGTTCACCCAGAGCTATGGACCTGAAGCAAGAGGGGGCGCATGTGCAGCATCCCTTGTTATTGATGAAAAGATGATTGACTACCCTTACCCGGTTTCGCCAGACATAATGGTAATTATGTCTCAAGAGGCATACCATGATTATGTGCCAACGCTCAAAGAAGGCGGCATCCTGATTATTGACGAAGACCTTGTAGCATTGGATGACACAGCCAAGAGAGCAAGCAAGATTTACAAGATTCCAGCAACACGATTTGCTGAGGAACTCGGAATGAAGATTGCCGCAAACATTGTGATGCTGGGCTTCTTTGGATATGTGGCAAGAAATGTGCTCTCCACAGAATCTCTGAAGAGGTCGGTGCTTGAAAGCGTTCCTGCAAGGTTTAGAGAACAAAATGCAAAGGCATTCGAAAAAGGATACAAATACGCACAGGAAACGATAAAGGGTGAGTAA